Proteins co-encoded in one Jeotgalibacillus malaysiensis genomic window:
- a CDS encoding hemolysin, producing MEFIAIAALLFASFFLSGSETALTAVNKMKVKTRAEQGDRAAEKLLKQVSKPDQMITTILIGNNISNILLPVLVTVIAIEYNVEVALATGILTVTLIIFSEVLPKTIAATFADRIAYIVAPVIRVLMTIFKPITWFLSKFTNIVIRILSKGDIKEATITKEELRTMVDIASTEGTFLGDESLRIKGVLDFQKKDVGDAMKTPRVDIIGIPIETTYEEVRDYVIDNPYTRYPVYKENMDNIVGVFHSKQVIEWSLTPEKPLTEFMDNDPLFTVETTSIERIFKRMLQAKKHFAIVLDEYGGTLGIITHEDIIEAMIGQEIADENDDEEESWIDELTERTIVCHGKLNIHRLNEVFSTKIPEEQDVLAGFVLKEIGHLPEEGDEFDFQHLRFTVLEMEKNKITKVRIEKRVIDGVADDKDIDTES from the coding sequence TTGGAATTTATAGCCATAGCTGCTTTGCTTTTTGCCTCATTCTTTTTATCAGGAAGTGAGACAGCACTGACTGCTGTTAATAAAATGAAGGTTAAAACCCGTGCTGAGCAGGGTGATCGTGCGGCTGAAAAGCTGTTGAAACAGGTATCGAAGCCGGACCAGATGATTACAACCATTCTGATCGGGAACAATATCTCAAATATTCTATTACCTGTACTCGTGACAGTGATTGCAATTGAGTATAATGTCGAAGTTGCACTTGCAACAGGGATTCTGACTGTAACACTGATTATCTTTTCAGAAGTGCTGCCAAAAACGATTGCAGCAACATTTGCTGATCGGATTGCTTATATTGTAGCGCCTGTGATCCGCGTGTTAATGACAATTTTTAAACCGATTACTTGGTTTTTATCAAAATTCACGAATATCGTAATCCGTATCCTCTCAAAAGGGGATATTAAAGAAGCCACTATTACAAAAGAAGAGCTCCGTACCATGGTTGATATTGCATCAACTGAAGGAACATTCCTTGGAGACGAGTCATTGCGGATTAAAGGTGTACTTGATTTTCAGAAAAAAGACGTAGGCGATGCAATGAAGACGCCGCGTGTTGATATTATCGGTATTCCGATTGAGACAACATATGAAGAAGTACGTGATTACGTAATTGATAACCCTTATACGCGTTATCCTGTGTATAAAGAAAATATGGATAATATCGTCGGCGTGTTTCATTCGAAGCAGGTGATTGAATGGTCACTGACACCTGAGAAACCGCTGACTGAGTTTATGGATAATGATCCGCTGTTCACTGTAGAAACGACATCCATTGAGCGCATTTTTAAACGTATGCTTCAAGCAAAAAAGCATTTTGCGATCGTTCTTGATGAATACGGTGGAACGCTTGGGATCATTACACATGAAGACATTATCGAAGCGATGATCGGTCAGGAAATTGCCGATGAAAATGATGATGAAGAAGAATCGTGGATTGATGAACTGACTGAAAGAACGATCGTCTGCCACGGAAAGCTTAACATCCATCGTCTAAATGAAGTTTTTTCAACTAAAATCCCTGAAGAGCAGGACGTACTTGCAGGATTTGTGCTAAAGGAAATCGGTCATCTTCCTGAAGAAGGCGATGAATTCGATTTCCAGCACCTGCGCTTTACCGTACTTGAAATGGAAAAAAATAAAATCACAAAAGTTCGCATCGAAAAACGCGTCATTGACGGCGTTGCGGATGATAAAGATATCGACACCGAAAGCTGA
- a CDS encoding sodium:solute symporter: MDSQFIVSLAFILVTFGLYIGIAIYNQAKATSDFYVAGRGVPPIYNGMAIGADWMSAASFIGMAGTVMVMGYDGLGYIMGWTGGYLLLTFLMAPQLRKYGRYTVPEFIGDRYGSNLARLIAAVATIIISFTYSIGQMSGSGVVIGRLLEVDYRIGTIIGACLIAFYSALGGMKGITWTQVAQYCVLITAYLVPVIFMALQLTNNPLPWISYGSVIEEMRVLDRELGISEYVVPFTEGTKWQFLALMFTLMAGTAGLPHVIVRFYTVSTMKAARWSGAWALLFIGLLYLSAPAYAAFSRFILMTQVAGSPIDQLPAWTASWVDTGMLQVADTSGDGVLQWQELQIANDIVVMATPEIANLGIFVIGLMAAGAMAAALSTAGGLMIAISASLSHDIYFRSINPNASDKKRLAVGRWSIVLASLAAGVIALNPPGAITQIVAWAFALASGSFFPALLLGVWWKRSNAKGVIAGMLVGLSVTLGYIFAAKYGGFTILGIIDTGAGVFGASAAIIANVVVSLATKPPSQKIQEEVIDLRYPEQMTYRDGEVWLDDGNDVPPSK; this comes from the coding sequence ATGGATAGTCAGTTTATTGTTTCGCTGGCCTTTATACTTGTTACATTTGGTCTTTACATAGGAATTGCTATTTATAATCAGGCGAAAGCAACATCAGACTTTTACGTAGCAGGACGAGGCGTACCGCCGATTTACAACGGGATGGCGATTGGCGCTGACTGGATGAGTGCTGCTTCATTCATCGGGATGGCCGGAACTGTCATGGTCATGGGGTATGACGGCCTGGGCTACATCATGGGGTGGACAGGCGGTTATTTACTATTAACCTTCCTAATGGCGCCTCAGCTTCGTAAATATGGACGTTATACGGTTCCTGAGTTTATCGGTGACCGTTACGGAAGTAATCTTGCGAGACTGATTGCTGCTGTAGCAACGATTATCATCAGTTTTACATATTCAATCGGACAGATGTCAGGATCCGGTGTTGTGATCGGTCGCCTGCTTGAAGTGGACTACCGGATCGGAACCATTATTGGTGCCTGTCTAATCGCCTTTTATTCAGCGCTTGGCGGGATGAAAGGGATCACGTGGACGCAGGTGGCACAGTATTGTGTGTTAATCACAGCGTACCTTGTACCTGTTATCTTTATGGCGCTTCAGCTGACGAATAATCCACTGCCATGGATTTCATATGGTTCAGTCATTGAGGAAATGAGGGTGCTGGACCGGGAGCTTGGAATTTCTGAATATGTCGTGCCATTTACAGAAGGAACCAAGTGGCAGTTCCTTGCGCTGATGTTCACGCTGATGGCCGGTACTGCAGGACTTCCACACGTTATTGTACGTTTTTACACCGTATCAACAATGAAAGCTGCCCGCTGGAGTGGTGCGTGGGCGCTGTTATTCATTGGACTTCTATATCTTTCAGCACCTGCATATGCTGCATTTTCACGCTTTATCCTGATGACGCAGGTTGCAGGTTCACCAATCGATCAGCTGCCTGCATGGACAGCTTCATGGGTGGATACCGGCATGCTGCAAGTTGCCGATACGAGCGGGGATGGCGTACTGCAATGGCAGGAGCTTCAGATTGCCAACGATATTGTCGTTATGGCAACACCTGAAATTGCGAACCTTGGTATCTTTGTCATCGGTCTGATGGCAGCAGGTGCGATGGCTGCCGCGTTGTCAACGGCCGGTGGTCTGATGATTGCGATCTCTGCATCACTGTCACATGATATTTACTTCCGTTCAATTAATCCAAATGCATCAGATAAAAAACGTCTGGCAGTTGGACGCTGGTCAATCGTACTTGCTTCACTTGCAGCGGGTGTGATTGCGCTGAATCCGCCTGGTGCGATTACGCAGATTGTTGCGTGGGCGTTTGCGCTTGCTTCCGGATCCTTCTTCCCGGCACTGCTGCTTGGTGTATGGTGGAAACGGTCGAATGCGAAAGGTGTTATTGCCGGCATGCTAGTCGGTTTATCAGTAACGCTTGGTTATATTTTCGCAGCTAAATATGGCGGATTTACGATTCTGGGCATTATTGATACAGGAGCTGGGGTCTTCGGTGCATCTGCTGCGATTATTGCAAACGTAGTCGTATCACTTGCAACAAAGCCGCCATCACAGAAGATTCAGGAAGAGGTTATTGACCTTCGTTATCCTGAGCAGATGACATACCGGGATGGAGAGGTGTGGCTTGATGACGGAAACGACGTACCGCCATCCAAGTGA
- a CDS encoding 50S rRNA methyltransferase: protein MTKITIKKGFSEKIREGFPLLTKEMVQQGNIEQEGKVFTAIDPRGQFLAKGYLGKQNKGSGWLLTWKQHEEIGEPLFKKKLEEATAYRKDFFNDNQTDAFRLFNGEGDGIGGLTIDHYAGHYLFTWYSIGIYQFRDEILSAFEQILPYKSIYEKKRFDSKGQYVEDDDFVKGERPDFPLVVKENGAHFAVYLNDGAMTGVFLDQRNVRKAVRDKYAEGKTVLNTFSYTGAFSVFAALGGAVKTTSVDLANRSVPKTIEQFSMNGIDYEAQDILVRDVFRYFNYCVKNEVKFDLVIMDPPSFARSKKHTFSASKDYKNLVKQAIDITEKKGMIVASTNAASFDMKKFRSFIDQAFKEKGARYKIIETFSLPEDFRTTEGYPAGDYLKVCVIQTM, encoded by the coding sequence ATGACGAAAATAACGATTAAAAAAGGTTTTTCAGAGAAGATCCGTGAAGGGTTCCCGCTGCTGACAAAGGAAATGGTGCAGCAGGGCAACATCGAGCAGGAAGGTAAAGTATTTACAGCGATTGATCCGCGCGGGCAGTTTCTCGCAAAAGGCTATCTTGGTAAACAAAATAAAGGATCAGGCTGGCTGCTGACATGGAAGCAGCACGAAGAAATTGGCGAGCCTCTTTTTAAAAAGAAGCTTGAAGAAGCAACTGCTTATCGTAAAGACTTCTTTAATGACAATCAGACAGATGCCTTTCGTCTTTTTAATGGTGAAGGAGACGGAATCGGGGGTCTGACGATCGATCACTATGCAGGTCATTATCTGTTCACGTGGTACAGCATCGGGATCTATCAGTTCAGAGATGAGATTCTGTCTGCATTCGAACAGATTCTTCCCTATAAAAGCATTTATGAAAAAAAGCGCTTTGACTCAAAAGGGCAGTACGTTGAAGATGATGATTTTGTAAAAGGTGAGCGTCCCGATTTTCCGCTCGTTGTAAAAGAAAACGGTGCACATTTTGCTGTCTACCTGAACGACGGGGCGATGACAGGGGTGTTCCTTGATCAGCGTAATGTCAGGAAAGCAGTCAGGGACAAGTACGCTGAAGGTAAAACAGTACTTAATACATTTTCATATACAGGTGCCTTCTCCGTTTTTGCAGCGCTTGGTGGTGCTGTGAAAACAACCAGCGTTGACCTTGCGAACCGCAGTGTACCGAAAACAATTGAACAGTTCAGCATGAATGGCATTGACTATGAAGCGCAGGACATCCTCGTGCGTGACGTCTTCCGCTACTTCAACTACTGCGTGAAAAACGAAGTCAAATTCGACCTCGTCATCATGGATCCGCCAAGCTTTGCGCGCTCGAAAAAACATACATTTTCTGCATCAAAAGATTATAAGAATCTTGTGAAGCAGGCAATTGATATTACGGAGAAGAAAGGTATGATTGTCGCTTCTACAAATGCGGCATCATTTGATATGAAAAAGTTCCGCTCCTTTATTGATCAGGCTTTCAAGGAAAAAGGGGCACGCTATAAAATCATTGAAACGTTCTCACTTCCGGAAGACTTCCGCACAACCGAAGGCTATCCGGCTGGAGATTATCTGAAGGTTTGCGTGATCCAAACGATGTAG
- a CDS encoding methionine-S-sulfoxide reductase, translating into MEKAMFAGGCFWCLVRPIHERDGVLKVISGYTGGAKDDAVYSKVKNGGTGHVEAVYIEYDPERISYEELLEIYWPLTDPTDAEGQFSDRGEAYRSIIFTYTDEQRQTALESRSQLAESGRFEKPIVTEIKEAGPFYPAEDFHQDFDLKNSFRYALYVQGSGREKFQRKYWPKDRTHLKEKLTEIQYFVTQENGTEDPYENEYWDNDREGIYVDIVSGEPLFSSRDQYDAGCGWPSFTKPITDSMVEEKWDVSTKNTRREIRSRHADSHLGHVFEDGPQDKGGLRYCINSAALKFIPKERLDEEGYGDFMILFALKKD; encoded by the coding sequence ATGGAAAAAGCAATGTTCGCAGGCGGCTGTTTCTGGTGCCTTGTCAGACCGATTCATGAACGCGACGGTGTGCTGAAGGTGATTTCCGGTTATACTGGCGGCGCAAAAGATGACGCTGTGTATTCAAAGGTGAAAAACGGCGGGACAGGTCATGTGGAAGCTGTTTATATTGAATATGACCCTGAGCGGATTTCTTATGAGGAATTACTTGAGATTTACTGGCCGCTGACTGATCCTACTGATGCGGAAGGACAGTTTTCAGACCGTGGTGAAGCTTACAGATCCATCATTTTTACGTATACAGATGAGCAGAGGCAGACGGCACTTGAGTCCAGAAGTCAGCTTGCAGAGAGCGGCCGCTTTGAAAAGCCGATTGTGACAGAGATAAAGGAAGCAGGACCCTTTTATCCGGCAGAGGACTTCCATCAGGACTTTGACCTGAAAAACAGCTTCCGATACGCGCTTTACGTTCAAGGGTCAGGACGTGAAAAGTTTCAGCGTAAATATTGGCCGAAAGACAGAACCCATTTAAAAGAAAAACTCACTGAAATCCAGTACTTTGTCACGCAGGAAAATGGTACTGAGGATCCTTATGAAAATGAATACTGGGATAATGACCGGGAAGGGATTTATGTGGATATCGTATCAGGAGAACCGCTCTTTTCATCACGTGACCAGTATGACGCTGGCTGCGGCTGGCCGTCTTTTACAAAACCGATCACAGATTCAATGGTTGAGGAGAAGTGGGACGTGTCCACCAAAAATACGCGCCGAGAGATCAGAAGCCGTCATGCTGACTCGCATCTGGGGCACGTATTTGAAGACGGTCCACAGGATAAAGGCGGGCTGCGCTACTGCATTAACTCAGCAGCGCTAAAGTTTATTCCAAAAGAGCGGCTGGATGAAGAAGGTTACGGTGACTTTATGATATTATTTGCATTAAAGAAAGATTAG
- a CDS encoding glyoxalase: MSFQFEGIDHVQLTAPAGSEDEARRFYSDLLGLKETPKPVNLRGNGGCWFLCGNQEIHIGREEPYTSPRKAHPAFVVKHLEELRIRLSEENITIQEEQPIEGRTRFFVRDPFGNKLEFLEYHV; the protein is encoded by the coding sequence ATGAGTTTTCAGTTTGAGGGCATTGATCACGTACAATTGACGGCACCTGCAGGCAGTGAAGATGAGGCGCGCAGATTTTATTCTGACCTGCTGGGGTTGAAAGAAACACCTAAGCCTGTTAACCTTCGTGGGAACGGTGGCTGCTGGTTTTTGTGTGGAAACCAGGAAATACACATCGGGCGTGAGGAGCCGTATACTTCTCCGCGTAAGGCGCATCCAGCCTTTGTAGTCAAGCACCTGGAGGAACTTCGCATTCGTTTATCTGAAGAGAACATCACTATTCAGGAAGAGCAGCCGATCGAAGGAAGAACCAGGTTTTTTGTCAGAGATCCTTTTGGAAATAAGTTAGAATTTCTGGAATACCACGTTTAA
- a CDS encoding N-acetyl-gamma-glutamyl-phosphate reductase: MDVKVGIIGATGYGGLELIRLLHRHSGITSIDLFTSSDEGELFSHKYTYLMNIYDTPLHKIRIEHLAKLDVIFTSTPSGVTSRLLPPLIGKGPRIIDLSGDFRLSAEDYSEWYGKDAAPESSLQKSVYGLTEWNRDAVKDAVMVANPGCYPTAVLLSLLPAVKNGLINTDNLIIDAKSGVSGAGNKPNQMTHFSETNESLSIYKVNKHQHIPEIETGLARFAEKTRPITFSTHLVPMTRGILAAAYAPLADGVTEKQLQECYQDSYQNETFVRVMPPGPKFSTNQVYGSNYCDLQIHVDKRTNRATIVSVIDNLVKGAAGQAIQNMNVQFGFKETEGLDLVPSYI, translated from the coding sequence ATGGATGTGAAAGTTGGAATTATAGGTGCAACCGGTTATGGCGGTCTTGAGCTCATCAGGCTTTTACATCGTCACAGCGGAATTACATCAATTGACTTGTTTACTTCGTCTGATGAAGGAGAGTTATTTTCTCATAAATATACATATTTAATGAATATTTATGACACGCCTCTTCATAAAATCAGAATTGAACATTTAGCAAAACTGGATGTTATATTCACAAGTACACCAAGCGGCGTAACAAGCAGATTGCTGCCTCCTCTGATCGGTAAGGGGCCGCGGATTATTGATTTGTCAGGCGATTTTCGTCTATCAGCTGAAGATTACAGTGAATGGTACGGCAAGGATGCAGCACCGGAGTCTTCTCTTCAAAAGTCAGTATATGGACTGACCGAGTGGAATCGGGATGCTGTAAAGGATGCTGTTATGGTCGCAAACCCGGGCTGTTATCCGACAGCTGTACTGCTGAGTCTGCTTCCTGCTGTTAAAAACGGATTGATTAACACAGACAATCTGATCATCGATGCGAAAAGCGGTGTATCAGGTGCAGGAAATAAGCCGAATCAAATGACTCATTTCAGCGAAACAAATGAAAGTCTTTCTATCTATAAAGTAAATAAACATCAGCATATACCTGAAATCGAAACGGGCCTTGCCCGGTTTGCGGAGAAGACACGACCCATCACCTTCAGCACCCACCTCGTGCCAATGACGCGGGGAATCTTGGCAGCCGCTTATGCACCGCTTGCTGACGGTGTAACTGAAAAGCAGCTGCAGGAATGTTATCAGGACAGCTACCAGAATGAAACATTCGTCAGAGTGATGCCGCCGGGACCGAAGTTCAGCACAAACCAGGTATATGGCTCCAATTACTGCGACCTTCAGATCCACGTGGATAAGCGGACGAACCGCGCCACGATCGTCTCAGTGATTGATAATCTTGTAAAAGGCGCTGCAGGTCAGGCGATCCAGAATATGAACGTTCAGTTCGGATTTAAAGAAACAGAAGGACTCGATCTGGTTCCTTCGTATATATAA
- a CDS encoding N-acetylglutamate synthase — protein MTTVYPSIKKISGNNIASPIGFKAAGLHCGIKHKKNDLALLVSDVPANAAGVYTTNAVQAAPLKVTKEALAVEKKMQAIIVNSGNANACTGKQGYVDAQTMQHLTANLLNIESHLVGVASTGVIGEKLPMDRLKYGIPKLEPVAGLKGSIDFSQSILTTDTVSKNTAYKVDIDGKTVTVAGTAKGSGMIHPNMATMLGFISTDAAIESDHLHSALKSVVDRSFNSITVDGDTSTNDMVLVMANGLAENETLSPSHPDWKVFVQTLLHVCEDLGKMIAKDGEGATKLIEVEVNGAKNDEEARKIAKTVVGSPLVKTAAFGCDANWGRILAAVGYSGMTIDPNEVEILIGSTPVVREGEPLPFSEDELTEYLKQPEIKLKVNVNQGDGKGLAWGCDLTYDYVQINASYRT, from the coding sequence ATGACAACTGTCTATCCATCAATTAAGAAAATTTCAGGTAATAATATTGCTTCGCCAATTGGATTTAAAGCTGCGGGACTTCATTGCGGCATTAAACATAAGAAGAACGACCTTGCACTGCTTGTCAGTGACGTCCCTGCAAATGCTGCGGGTGTGTATACGACGAATGCGGTTCAGGCTGCTCCTTTAAAAGTCACAAAGGAAGCACTCGCTGTTGAGAAGAAAATGCAGGCAATCATCGTGAATTCAGGAAATGCCAATGCCTGTACCGGAAAACAGGGCTATGTGGATGCGCAGACGATGCAGCATTTAACAGCAAATCTTTTAAATATTGAATCTCACCTTGTAGGCGTTGCTTCAACAGGCGTAATCGGTGAGAAGCTGCCAATGGACCGCTTAAAGTATGGGATTCCAAAGCTTGAACCGGTTGCCGGTTTAAAAGGATCAATCGACTTTTCGCAGTCGATCCTGACGACTGATACCGTTTCTAAAAATACGGCTTATAAAGTGGACATTGACGGAAAAACCGTGACCGTTGCAGGTACTGCAAAAGGTTCCGGTATGATTCATCCAAATATGGCAACGATGCTTGGATTCATTTCAACAGACGCTGCGATTGAATCAGATCACCTGCACAGCGCGCTGAAATCCGTTGTAGACCGCTCATTTAACTCCATTACAGTTGATGGTGATACATCAACAAATGATATGGTGCTCGTGATGGCAAACGGACTTGCTGAAAACGAGACGCTCTCCCCTTCTCACCCTGACTGGAAAGTGTTCGTTCAGACACTTTTACACGTCTGTGAGGATCTTGGCAAAATGATCGCCAAAGATGGTGAAGGTGCGACAAAGCTGATTGAGGTTGAAGTAAATGGTGCGAAGAACGATGAGGAAGCGCGTAAGATCGCTAAAACAGTAGTCGGCTCGCCACTTGTCAAAACAGCGGCATTCGGCTGTGATGCGAACTGGGGACGTATTCTCGCTGCTGTAGGGTATAGCGGCATGACGATTGATCCGAACGAAGTTGAAATTCTGATTGGCTCAACACCGGTCGTTCGAGAAGGAGAACCACTTCCATTCTCAGAGGATGAACTGACAGAATATCTGAAGCAGCCTGAAATCAAACTGAAGGTCAACGTGAATCAGGGCGATGGAAAAGGACTTGCCTGGGGGTGCGACCTGACATATGACTATGTCCAGATCAACGCAAGCTACAGAACATAA
- a CDS encoding acetyl-L-glutamate 5-phosphotransferase yields MTMSRSTQATEHKTVIKLGGSLLERLTPDFFKGIQQMIESGKRVIIVHGGGPAINRKLKEAQVETHVVNGLRVTPAEAIDIVQTTLIGSVNPWIVHQLEQADIQAVGLNGFDGGLMKASYLDQDTYGYVGQIDHVNPALLYLLKDAVPVISCIGRTDKGQALNINADTAAEKIAAAIQADELLFVTDTPGIKVNGQTVTTTHPDEINGWIADGTIYGGMIPKVQAAAGCLDADIPAVRIVNEMLEGTTIFKEVAVK; encoded by the coding sequence ATGACTATGTCCAGATCAACGCAAGCTACAGAACATAAAACAGTGATTAAACTCGGCGGCAGCCTGCTTGAGCGGCTGACACCCGACTTTTTCAAAGGCATTCAGCAAATGATTGAAAGCGGCAAACGGGTCATCATCGTTCACGGCGGCGGCCCTGCCATTAACCGTAAACTGAAAGAAGCGCAGGTGGAAACACATGTTGTAAACGGACTGCGCGTGACCCCTGCTGAGGCGATTGACATTGTCCAGACCACACTGATCGGCTCAGTCAATCCATGGATCGTTCATCAGCTTGAACAGGCGGATATCCAGGCAGTCGGCTTAAACGGCTTTGACGGCGGATTAATGAAAGCATCATATTTAGATCAGGACACATATGGCTATGTCGGACAGATCGATCATGTGAACCCTGCCCTGCTCTATCTTTTAAAAGATGCTGTACCGGTGATTTCATGCATTGGAAGAACAGACAAGGGTCAGGCGCTGAACATCAATGCTGACACAGCCGCTGAAAAGATTGCCGCTGCTATCCAGGCGGACGAACTGCTTTTTGTGACTGATACACCGGGAATTAAAGTAAACGGTCAGACCGTCACAACCACCCATCCTGATGAAATCAACGGCTGGATCGCTGACGGTACAATATACGGCGGTATGATTCCAAAAGTTCAGGCAGCTGCCGGCTGTCTGGACGCAGATATTCCGGCTGTCCGGATTGTTAATGAAATGCTTGAAGGCACAACAATTTTTAAGGAGGTGGCTGTTAAATGA